GCCTGCTCGGTCTCCACCGCGGTGCGGATGCCGAGGAACTGCCGCAGCAGCAGGTCCTCGACGTCCATGGTCACGTTGGTCTCCAGCTCCCCCTTCCACCAGCCGTCGGGGTGCTGCAGGGACAGCAGGTGGTCGCGGGCGGCGACCATCGCGGTCCGCGGGTCGGGGACCACCACCGCGCGGGTGGGCTGCTGCAACTGGTCGGTCAAAGCTTCCTCCGTACGACGAACTCGGCGAGTGAGGTCAACGCCTCGGTGACGTCCTGCGGGCCGCGCGGCAGGTGCTCAGCGGCCGCGTCGAGCCGGCGCCGGCACTCCTGGCGGGTCCAGTCCGCCGAACCGGCGCGCTGCACCATGTCGGCGGCTTCGCGCAGCTGCTGCTCGGTGAGCGGTCCGGGTTGGGCGTAGAGCTCGCGCAGCCGGTCGCCGGCGCTGGTGCCGGAGTTCAGCGCGTGCACCACGGGCACCGACTTCTTGCGGGCGCGCAGGTCCGACAGCACCGGCTTGCCGGTGACCTCCGGGTCTCCCCACAGGCCGAGCAGGTCGTCGACCAGCTGGAACGCCATCCCCAGCTCGGTGCCGAAGGCGCGCAGGCCGACCACGGTGTCCTGCGGGGCACCGGCGGTGAGCGCGCCGATGGAGCTCGCGCAGGCCAGCAGCGCGGCGGTCTTGTCGTGCGCCATGAGCAGGCACTCCTCCAGCGAGACCTGGTCGCGGTGCTCGAAGTCCAGGTCCGCGGCCTGCCCGGCGATGAGCACGCGGGTGGTGGCCGACAGCGCGCGGGCCGCCGCGGCGGCGTGCGGGGAGCTGGACCCCAGCAGGACCTCGGTGGCCAGCGACAGCAGCGCGTCGCCGGCCAGCAGCGCGGCGGGTCTGCCGAAGACGGTCCAGGCGGTGGGCCGGTGGCGGCGGGAGGTGTCGCCGTCCATCACGTCGTCGTGCAGCAGGGAGAAGTTGTGCACCAGTTCCACCGCCGCGGCGGCGGCCACCGCGTGGTCGGGGGCGCCGGGCGGGCGCGCGCACTGCGCCGACAGCAGCACCATCGCCGGGCGCAGGGCCTTGCCACCGCCCCCTTCCGCGGTGCCGTCCACCCCGCGCCAGCCGAAGTGGTACTCGCACACGCGGCGGGTGTCCGGGTCGAGCCGGCCGATCGCCTCGCGCAGCACGGGGTCGACCGCCTCCCGGGCGGTGAGCAGGACGGGCGGCAGGACGGTCGTCATGCGGTCACCTCCACGCTCTGTCGCCGGTGCAGGTCCGCGGCCACCACCGCGGCGGCGCGCGCACCGCTGCGCACCGCGCCCTCGGTGGTGTCCGGCCAGCCCGTGCCCGTCCACGCCCCGGCCAGCACCAGGCCCGGCAGCGGGGTGCGGGAGTCCGGGCGCAGCGCCGCGGTGCCCGGTGCCTGGCGGAAGGTGGCGTGGGGTTCGCGGGTGACGAAGAAGTCGAGCAGCCGCGCCTGGCGGGCGCGCGGGAAGAGCTGCTGCACCGCGGGGACGAACCGCGCGCGCAGGTCGGCGGTGCGCACGTCGAGGTGCTCGTGGGCGGCCGACAGCGACACCGCGAGGTACTGGCCCCGCGGTGCCCCGGCGACCGCGGTGCGGTCGAAGACCCACTGCAGCGGGGAGTCCAGCACGGCGGCCATCCGCAGCCCGGTGACCGGGCGGTCGTAGTGCAGGTGCACGTTGACGATCGGCGCGGCCGACAGCCGCCGCCACTGCGCGACCCCGGGCACCGGCAGTTCCGCGAGCAGCGCGGCGGCCGCCTGGTGCGGCACCGCCACGACCACCGCGTCCGCGGCGAACTCCTGGCCGCGGTCGCCTTCCTTGGCCAGCACCCGGTAGCCGGCTCCAGCGCGCCGGACGGCCCGGGCGCGGCACCGCACGCGGACCTCGGCGCCGGCGGCCCGCAGCGCCCGGTGGGCGGCCTCGCCGTGCAGCTGCGCCAGCGGGGCCCGCGGGACGCCGATGTCCGCGCTGTCGCTGCGGTCCAGCACTCCGGTGCGGAAGACCTTGGCGGCCAGCGACATCGAGGCCTCGTCCGGGACGGCGTTGAGCGCTGCCACGCCGAGCAGTCCCCACAGCGCGGTCACCGCGCGCGGTGATTCCCCGTGCCGGCGCAGCCAGTCGCCGAGGCTGAGCTGGTCCAGGGCGGGGTCGTCGGGGTCGAGCGCGCGCAGGGCGGTCGCGGTCCGCGCCACCCGCGCCCGCTGTCGCGCGCTCAGCTGCCGGTACCCCAGCAGCACGGGCAGCAGGTGGCCGGGCGCCGGCAGGTCCCAGCGGCGCAGCAGCGCGCCGCGGCCGCCGGGGCTGAGCACCGGGACCTCGAAGCGGCGCTGCAGGCTGACCATGTCCTGCGCCCCGATCCGGCGCAGCAGGTCGCGGTAGGCGGTGTAGCAGCGCAGGAAGACGTGCTGCCCGGTGTCGACGACCAGCTCGCCGCGCTGGAAGGAGTAGGTGGCGCCGCCGAGCCGCGAGCGGGTCTCCAGCAGCTGGACGGCGAAGCCCGCCTCGGCCAGGTCCAGGGCCGCGGTCACCCCGGCCAGCCCGCCGCCGACCACCACCACGCGCCCGCGGTTCACGGTGCCATCCCCGCCAGGGAACGTGCCGCGACCCCGGCCTTGCGCCATCCCGACAACGAGGTCCGCTGGTCCAGCGCCGCCGCCGGGTCGGCGGCGATCCGCGCCAGCAGCTCGTGGTAGATGCCCGCCATCGAGGCGCAGCACGCGCGGCTGCGCCGGTCGAGCATGGGCAGCAGGCGCATCCCCTCGCCGTACCACTGCTCGGCCCGCGCGGCCTGGAAGCGGATGAGCGAGGCCCAGCGCTGCCGGTCCTCGACCAGCCCGTCGCCCGGTTCCAGGCGCACCCCGAAGCGCTCCAGGTCCTCGGCGGGCAGGTAGACGCGCCCGTTGAGCTGGTCCTCCCGGACGTCGCGCAGGATGTTGGTCAGCTGCAGCGCGACGCCGAGGGCGTCGGCGCGCCGTTCGGCGGTGGCCCGGTCCTGCGCGCCGAACACCCCCAGCGAGAGCCGGCCGATGGACCCGGCCACGCACCGGCAGTAGTGCAGCAGCTCGTCGAAGGTGCGGTAGCGCGCACCGCGCACGTCGGCCTCGCAGCCGTCGATCAGCTCGTCGAAGGCCGCCAGCGGCAGCGGCATCCGGGTGGCCGCGTCGGCGAGCGCGACCAGCACCGGGTCGCTCGAGCCGGTGCCCGCCGCGTGGACGTCCGCGCGTGCCTGGGCGAGCCGCCGCAGCTTCTCCTCGCGGGGCAGGTCGCCGTCGCCGATGTCGTCGACGCGGCGGGCGAAGGCGTACACCGCCGACAGCGCCCGCCGCTTCGGGCCGGGCAGCAGGCGGATGCCGTAGGAGAAGTTGCGCGCCTGCTCCCGGGTGATCCGCTCGCACTCCAGGTAGGCGTCGCGGACGCGCGTCGACCCGGTCACCACGCGCCTCCCATCGCGAACAACCGCCCCCACTCGGCGAAGGTCCGCCGCTTGCTCGGTCGCACGCCGTGCCCCAGTGGGTCGTGGTGGGCCGCGGCGAAGGCCGCCGCGGTGGCCCGCCCGCCGGCCACGTACCCGGCCACGGCGATGCGGGCGGTGCCGGACAGGCGGCCGACCAGCGGGGCCCCGGCCTCGAGCATCCGCCGCGCCCGGTCCACTTCGTACTTCACCAGCCCGCGCAGCCGGGTCGGGGCGCGGGTGGCGACGAGGTCCTCCTCCGTGCAGCCGAACAGCCGCAGGTCGTCGGTCGGCAGGTAGACCCTGCCCTGGCGGTGGTCCTCGGCGATGTCCTGGCAGTGCTCCAGCAGCTGCAGGGCGCTGCAGATGCGGTCGGAGAGCTCGATGAGCGCGGGCTCGGCCCGGCCGAAGACGTGCAGCACGGCCTCGCCGACCGGGTTGGCCGACAACGCGCAGTAGTCGAGCAGGTCCTCGAAGGTCTGGTAGCGGCGCACCTGCTGGTCCTGCCGGTTGGCCTCGATGAGCTTGACCAGCACGTCGAACGGGATGCCGCACTCGGTGACGGTGCCGGTCAGCTGGCGCAGGATCGGGATGCGCGCGGCGCCCTGGTAGGCGCGGCGGAGGTCGACCTCCAGCAGGTCCAGCAGCGCGTAGCGGTTGCCCGGCGCCTCGTCCCCGGCGAAGTCGACGACGCGGAAGAAGCCGTAGAGGGCGCGCAGGTGCCGTCGCAGGCCGCGCGGCAGGATCCGGGAGGCGACCGGGAAGTTCTCCGACCGCATCCGCGCGAGCACCGCCGCACTGCGCGGGAAATCACCCGAACGTGCGACATCGTTCGGGTGGCTCGGTTCCTCCCCGGACAACGTGCCGTCGGGCAGCGACAGGACCATCGACCCTCCTCCTATCCGTCGGTCAGGAGGCGCAACCGGCATCGTATGAGCAGCGGTGGTGCACCGCAGGGCGAGTGACCGCGGGACGAAATCCCCTTCATCGAGCCGGTGTTCGAACCCGGACCGCGCTGCCGAGATCCACAGTGGACGAGTGATCGAACCGGCCACAGTGGACCAGCTTCGCGCCCTGCCGGACCGCGCGCCGCGCCGCCGGGACGACTCCCGCGCACCGGCACGGCATTCGGGTGGCGGGCATTGACATCCGGTCACGGGTGCCCAGACCGTTGATCCCGCAATCACGGTCCGCAGGTCCACGACGAAGGGAACGCGCCGTGATCGGAGCCGGCCAGACGCCGGACCCGCCCTCCCCTCCTCCGGCACACCCCCGCGCCACCCCGCCGCTCGGCGGCCGAACCGGCCCGCCGCGGGGACCGGTCTGAAGGAGTCGACGGGCTGCGCCGCGCGAGTGCCCGGCGGTCCGGTCCCGGCGCGCGGCCCGGCTCGGCCGATCGGGTTCTCCTCACCACCGCCCGCACCGACCCCGGCCGTGCGCTCGTTCGTGGACCTGCAGGCACCTCGACGCCGGAGGGATGCCGGATGCACCGGGAACCGCCCGCCGCACGCGGCCCGATCGCCGACGCGCTGCTGCAAGCCGGACTGCTGGTGGACTTCGCGGTGCGCACCGCCGGGGCCGCCGCCCGGACCGTCCGCCGGGCGCGGTTCAACGTCGGGGAGTTCCTGCGGCAAGCGACGTTCCTGGCCTCGGTCACCACCCTGCCGGCGCTGCTGGTGACCATCCCGCTGGGCGTCGTCGTGGCGCTCAACGTGGGTTCGCTGGCCGGGCAGCTCGGCGCCCAGGGCTACGGCGGCGCGGTGGTGGCGTTCGTCATCGTCGGCCAGGCCGCCCCGCTGATCTGCGCGCTCATGATCTCCGGCATCGGCGGCTCGGCGATGTGCGCGGACCTCGGCGCCCGCACGATCCGCGAGGAGGTCGACGCCCTGGAGGTGATGGGGCTGCCGGTCGTGGAACGGCTGGTCGTGCCCCGGGTGGTCGCCGCGGTCGTGGTCAACGCCCTGCTGGCCTGCATCGTGCTGCTCGTCGGCATCAGCACCACGTTCCTGTTCCAGGTGCTGGTGCTCGGCGACGCGCCGGGGGCGTTCCTGCGCACCCTGACCCAGTTCTCCCGCGTTCCGGACTTCGTCGTGGCGCTGGTCAAGGCCGCGGTGTTCGCGGTGCTGGCCGCGCTGGTGTCCTGCTTCAAGGGGCTCACCACCAAGGGCGGCCCCGGCGGGGTGGCCACCGCCGTCAACGAGGCCGTGGTGATCTCGTTCGTGCTCGTCTTCGTCGCGAACGCGGTCATCACCGAGCTCTACCCGGTCCTGGTCCCGGCGAAGGGCGACTACTGATGGCGGCTCGGCAACGCACGAGGTTCGCGGTGGACCTGCTGGCCGCCGCGGGTCTGCACTTCACCTGCTACCTCAAGGCCCTCTCCGGTGTCCCGCACGCGCTGGCGCGCTACCGGCGCGACGTGGCGCGATTGGTCGGCGAGATCAGCCTCGGATCGGCCTCGCTGCTGGCCGGGGGCGGCACGATCGGCGTGGTGTTCGCGATGTCGTTCGTCTCGAGCACCCAGGTCGGCCTGGAGGGCTACCGCGGGCTGGACCTGCTCGGCCTGTCGCCGATGACCGGCCTGGCCGCCGCCGTGGTCAACACCCGCGAGATCGCGCCGCTGGTGGCCAGCATCGCGCTCGCCGCCAAGGTCGGCACCGGCTTCACCGCGCAGCTGGGGGCGATGCGCATCTCCGAGGAGATCGACGCCCTGGAGGTGATGTCGGTGCGGTCGCTGCCCTACCTGGTCAGCACCCGGGTGGTGGCGGCGTTCCTCTCCGTGGTCCCGCTGTACCTGGTGGGCCTGTTCGCCTCCTACCTGGCCACCGGGGTCGCGGTGGTGCAGCTCAACGGCGTCTCCGAAGGCACCTACAACTACTGGTTCCGGCTCGTGCTCACCGCCGACGACGTGTTCTTCTCGCTGGTCAAGGCCGTCGCCTTCGCGGTCGTGGTGACGCTGGTGCACTGCGCCCACGGCTACTTCGCCAGCGGCGGCCCGGACGGCGTGGGCAAGGCGGCCGGGCGCGCGCTGCGGACCAGCATCGTGACCATCACCGTCGCCGACGTGCTGCTGAGCATCGCGTTCTGGGGCGTGCGGCCGACCGTGCCGGCGTTGGGGACGTGACCATGATCGAGCCGCTGGGGACCCGAGCACGCCGGACGCTCGCACTGCGCGGGACGGCGGGCCTGCTGGTGCTGGCCCTGGTGGCGGTGCTGATCGTCCTCGGCGGGGCGGGCGCGCTGCGCGCGAAGCCCGAAGTCACCACGGTGCTGCCGGCCGAGGCCGGGCTCATCCGGCCGGACACCCCGGTGCAGTTCCGCGGGGTGCGGGTCGGCCGGCTGGCGGCGGTCGAGCCCAGCCTCCACGGCTCCCGGCTGACGCTGCGGGTGGAACCGGACAGCGTCGCCCGAGTCCCGAGCGGCGTGCGGGTCCGGCTGATGCCGCGCACCGTGTTCGGCGACCAGTACCTCGACCTCGTCGCCCCGGCGACCCCCGACGGCACGACGCTGGCCCCCGGCACCGAGCTCGCCGCCGACGACTCCCGGCCGACGATGCAGCTCTACCACGCCTACAGCCGCCTCCACGAGCTCGTCGACTCGCTGCGCCCGGCGCAGCTGCAGGTCGCGCTCGCCGCCCTCGCCGAGGCGCTGCGCGGACGCGGCGAGCAGCTGGGCGACGTCCTCGACGACGCTGCGCAGCTCACCGCGGACCCCCCGCTGACCGGCGACGACCTGGCCGACCTCACCGCGCTGGCCGAGGACGTCGCCGCCGCGGCACCGGACGCGGTGCGGGCGCTGGACGACGCCGTCGCGCTGTCCCGCACCGTCGTGCAGCGGCAGCAGGACATCGGCGACCTGCTCGGTGCCGGGCTGGCGCTCACCGAGCAGGCGCAGCGGTTCGTCGACGCCAACGGCCGGCGGGTCGTCCAGCTGGTGCGCTCGACCGACCCGGTCGCCGGCGTGCTGGGTCGCCACCCGGACGCGGTGCGCCGGAGCGTGGACGGGGTGGACGCCTTCCTCGACGGGGCGAACCGCGCGCTGTCCAGCGGGCGCTTCCGGATCCGGCTGTCCCTGACGCTGCACCGGCCGTACCCCTACGGACCCGAGGACTGCCCGCGCTACCCCGGCGCCGCCGGGCCGAACTGCCGCGACGCCCGACCGCGCGGGCCCATCGGCCCGGTCGGCGGGCCGCAGGAGCGCGAGGCGCTGCGCCGGCTCGCGCCGCTGCTGCCCGGACGACCGCCCGCCACCGACGCGCTGGGGCTGCTGCTCGGCCCGATCGTGCGCGGAACGGAGGTCGTCACGCCGTGAAGCCCGCTCTCCAGTTCGCCGCCTTCGTCGTCGTGTCGCTGTTCTGCGGCGTGGTCGTGCTCAACACGCTCACCGACCCGGTGACCGGCCGGACGGTGCCCTACCGCGCGGTGTTCACCGACGTCACCGGGCTGCAGCCGGGAAGCGAGGTGACCGTGGCCGGGGTCCGGGTGGGGACGGTGACCGCGGTCGCCGCGCGCGACGGGCTCGCCGAGGTCGACTTCGAGGTCCTCGCCGAGCAGCCGGTCCCGGCCACCGGGCTCGCCGTGATCCGCTACGCCGACCTCACCGGAGCTCGCGCGCTCACCCTGACACCCGGGCGGGGCGGGCCGCCGCTGCCGCCGGGCGCGACGATCCCGCTCGAGCGGACCCGGCCCGCCCTGGACCTCACCGCGCTGCTCAACGGGTTCAAGCCGCTGTTCGACACGCTCGAACCCGCGCAGGTCAACCAGCTGGCCGGCGAGATCGTCGCGGTCTTCCAGGGCGAGGGCGGCACCGTGTCCGCGCTGCTGAGCAGGATCGTGTCGCTGACCAGCACGGTGTCCGCCCGCGACCAGGTGCTCCGAGAGGTGGTCGACGACCTGGGCGCGGTGCTGGGCACGCTGCAGCAGCGGCGCGAGGACCTGCGCGCGCTCGTGGACGGGCTCGGGCGGCTGGCGGCGGAGACGGCGGCCAGCCGGGAGTCGATCGCCGCCGCCGTCGACAGCGGCGCCGAGGTGGCCGGCTCGCTCGCGGACCTGCTCGACGGCCTCGGGCCGGAGCTGTCCCGCGACGTGCGCTCGGCGCGGGAGGTCACCGCGATGCTGGTGCGCGAGCAGGCCCAGATCGACGGCGCCGTGCAGGAGCTGCCCGCGTTCCTCAACACCCTGGGCCGGGCGGCGAGCTACGGGTCCTGGGTCAACGTCTACCTCTGCAACCTCAGCGTGTCCGTCGACCGCGTGCAGGTCGACCTCGGCGCGGGCCCGCACTCGGGGGTGTGCCGATGAGGAAGGTCCTGCTCAACGGCGCGGTCGGGGCGGTCGTGGTGCTGCTCGTGCTGGCGGCCTCGGCGACCGTGCCCCGGCTGCTGTTCCGGTGGCGGACCGACGAGTACCACGCCGAGTTCGCCAACGCCGCCGGGCTCACCGAAGGCACCCAGGTGGTGCTCGCCGGGGTGCCGTCGGGCCGGGTGACCGAGGTCGCGCTGGCCGGGGACCGGGTGCGCGTCACCTTCCGGCTCGACGACGCGCACACCCTGGGCGGGGCCACGCGGGCCGCCGTCAAGCTGCGCACCGTGCTGGGCACCCGGTACCTCAGCGTGGACACCGCCGGCCCCGGCCGGCTCGCCCCCGGCGGGACGATCCCGCTGGAGCGGACCTCGGTGCCCTACAGCCTCGACGAGCTGCAGGCCGACGCCCAGTCCACCGCCGACGGCCTCGACCTGACGGCGCTGCGCGCCATGATCCGCTCGGTGGAGGAGGTGACGCCGCAGGACCCGGAGCTGCTGGGGCGCGCCCTCGACGGGGTGGCGGCGGCCTCGGCGGTCCTCGGTGACCACCACGCGCAGCTGCAGGGCCTGCTGCGCAGCACCCGCACCCTGACCACGACGCTGGTCGAGCAGCAGGACACCCTGGTGGCGCTGCTCGGCGACGCGCAGCTGGTGGTCGACACGCTCCAGCAGCGCCGGGCCGTGGTGCGGCAGCTCATCACCGACGTGCACACCGCGGTCGACCACCTGCACCGGCTGGCCGTGGACAACCGCGACGTCCTGGACCCGCTGCTGGCCGACCTGCACGCGCTCACCGACTCCCTGGAGCGCAACGACCGGGCCATCGACGCAAGCCTGCAGCGGATCGGCCCGGTGGGCCGCTACCTGGCCAACGCCAGCGGGAACGGGCCGTGGGTCGACGTCTCGGCCCCGCTGGGCCCGGTCCCCGACAACGTGCTGTGCGCCGCCGGACTGCTCGAGGGGTGCCGATGACCCGTCAGGCCGTGATCGTCTGCTGCGTGCTCGCCGTGCTGGTCACCGGCGGGTGGTTCACGCTGCTCGGGCCGCGACCCCGGCTCGAGGTGGCCGCCGACTTCACCTTCGCCGACGGGATCTTCCCCGGCAGCCGGGTGGCGATCCTCGGGGTGCCGGTCGGGCGGGTGGAGTCCGTGGAACCGCGGGGCGCGACGGTGCGGGTGCGGATGAGCGTGCCCGCCGACACCGCGCTGCCCGCCGACGCGCACGCCCACATCATGAGCCCGGCGATCATCAGCGACCGCTACGTCGAGCTCGGGCCGGCACACACCGGCGGTCCAAGGCTGGCCGACGGGGCGCTGATCCCGGTGGAGCGCACCCACTCCCCGATCCGCTTCGACCAGCTGGCCGCGTCGCTGGACACGCTGCTGGCCGCGCTCGGCCCCACCGCGGGGGACCCCGGGGTGCTCGACCGGCTGCTGCGCAGCGGGGCGGACTCGCTCGGCGGGCGCGGGCCGCAGCTGCGCGCTGCGATCACCGAGCTGTCGCGGGCCAGCGAGGTGCTGGCCGACGGCAGCGGCGACCTGGGGCCGGTGCTGGACGACCTCGACCAGCTGGTCCAGCTGCTGGTGCAGCACCAGGACACGGTGGACGCGCTGGCCGCCGCCACCGCGCAGGCCGGGGCGGACTTCCGGGAGCAGCAGGCCGAGACCGGTGACGCGCTCACCCGGCTGTCCGAGGTCTTGGTCGTCGTCGACGACCTCGTGCGGCGGCACGGTGACCAGCTCGGCGGCGACGTCGAGCAGCTGAACCGCCTCGCCGGCACCCTGGCGTCGCGGCAGCAGGAGCTCGCCGAGGCGCTGGACACGATGCCGCTGGCGATGGACAACTTCACCCGCGCCGTCACGCCGGACGAGCGGCTGCGGCTGCGGTTGTCGGTCTCCAGCAACCTCAGCCAGCTGGACGCCACCGCCCGGCTGTGCCGCGCGCTGCCGCTGCCGCTGTGCACCGGGGCGGGCATCACCAACCCGGTCTCGTTCCCGCCGGACATCGATCCGCTGCGCGCGTTGCTCGGAGGTGACCGGTGAAGCGCCTGGCGTTCGGGGCCGTGCTGCTGACCACCTCGTGCGGGCTCGGCCTGCAGGACCTGCCGCTCGGGGCGGGCGGGTCCGGCTACCAGGTCACCGCGGTGTTCAGCGACGTCGGCCGCCTGCCGATGGGCGGCGCGGTGCGGCTGGGCCAGGCCGTGGTGGGCCGGGTGTCCGGCATCAGCACCGAGGACTTCCACGCGCTCGTCGAGCTCGACCTCGACCCGGGGGTGCGGTTGCCGGCCGGCACCACGGCGCGGCTGGAGCTCTCCTCCCCGCTGGGCGAGGAGTTCGTGGTCCTGCGCCCACCGGCCACATCGGACGGACCGGTGCTCACCGACGGCTCGGTCATCCCGCTCGAGCAGACCGCGCGCGGCCCGGACGTGGAGAACGCGCTGGCCGCGGCGAGCACCCTGCTCAACGGCGCCGGGCTCGACCAGGCCCGCACCGTCGTCACCGAGCTGAACACCGCGCTCGGCGGCCGCGAGCAGCAGGTCCGCGACCTGCTGGAGCAGTTGGAGGGCGACCTCGGCTCCCTGGACCGGCACCGGGCCGAGATCACCCGGCTCATCGACTCGGTGCACGCGACCTCGCAGCACCTGGCCGAGGCCCAGGCCTCGCTGGACGAGGCGATGACCGGGGCGCGGCCGGCGATCGACGTGCTGCTGGCCGAACGGGACCGGTTCACCGCGCTGCTGGACAGCACCGCCAGGCTGAGCACCGCCACCGCCGCGCTGGTGGACGCCACCGACGAGTCGCTGACCCGGCAGGTCGAGCAGGTCCGGCCGGTGCTGGACGACCTGCGCTCCCTCGACCAGGACCTGGCCACCACCACCGGGTCGCTGCGCCGC
This region of Saccharopolyspora hordei genomic DNA includes:
- a CDS encoding polyprenyl synthetase family protein, encoding MTTVLPPVLLTAREAVDPVLREAIGRLDPDTRRVCEYHFGWRGVDGTAEGGGGKALRPAMVLLSAQCARPPGAPDHAVAAAAAVELVHNFSLLHDDVMDGDTSRRHRPTAWTVFGRPAALLAGDALLSLATEVLLGSSSPHAAAAARALSATTRVLIAGQAADLDFEHRDQVSLEECLLMAHDKTAALLACASSIGALTAGAPQDTVVGLRAFGTELGMAFQLVDDLLGLWGDPEVTGKPVLSDLRARKKSVPVVHALNSGTSAGDRLRELYAQPGPLTEQQLREAADMVQRAGSADWTRQECRRRLDAAAEHLPRGPQDVTEALTSLAEFVVRRKL
- the hpnE gene encoding hydroxysqualene dehydroxylase HpnE → MNRGRVVVVGGGLAGVTAALDLAEAGFAVQLLETRSRLGGATYSFQRGELVVDTGQHVFLRCYTAYRDLLRRIGAQDMVSLQRRFEVPVLSPGGRGALLRRWDLPAPGHLLPVLLGYRQLSARQRARVARTATALRALDPDDPALDQLSLGDWLRRHGESPRAVTALWGLLGVAALNAVPDEASMSLAAKVFRTGVLDRSDSADIGVPRAPLAQLHGEAAHRALRAAGAEVRVRCRARAVRRAGAGYRVLAKEGDRGQEFAADAVVVAVPHQAAAALLAELPVPGVAQWRRLSAAPIVNVHLHYDRPVTGLRMAAVLDSPLQWVFDRTAVAGAPRGQYLAVSLSAAHEHLDVRTADLRARFVPAVQQLFPRARQARLLDFFVTREPHATFRQAPGTAALRPDSRTPLPGLVLAGAWTGTGWPDTTEGAVRSGARAAAVVAADLHRRQSVEVTA
- the hpnD gene encoding presqualene diphosphate synthase HpnD, yielding MVTGSTRVRDAYLECERITREQARNFSYGIRLLPGPKRRALSAVYAFARRVDDIGDGDLPREEKLRRLAQARADVHAAGTGSSDPVLVALADAATRMPLPLAAFDELIDGCEADVRGARYRTFDELLHYCRCVAGSIGRLSLGVFGAQDRATAERRADALGVALQLTNILRDVREDQLNGRVYLPAEDLERFGVRLEPGDGLVEDRQRWASLIRFQAARAEQWYGEGMRLLPMLDRRSRACCASMAGIYHELLARIAADPAAALDQRTSLSGWRKAGVAARSLAGMAP
- the hpnC gene encoding squalene synthase HpnC, which translates into the protein MVLSLPDGTLSGEEPSHPNDVARSGDFPRSAAVLARMRSENFPVASRILPRGLRRHLRALYGFFRVVDFAGDEAPGNRYALLDLLEVDLRRAYQGAARIPILRQLTGTVTECGIPFDVLVKLIEANRQDQQVRRYQTFEDLLDYCALSANPVGEAVLHVFGRAEPALIELSDRICSALQLLEHCQDIAEDHRQGRVYLPTDDLRLFGCTEEDLVATRAPTRLRGLVKYEVDRARRMLEAGAPLVGRLSGTARIAVAGYVAGGRATAAAFAAAHHDPLGHGVRPSKRRTFAEWGRLFAMGGAW
- a CDS encoding ABC transporter permease produces the protein MHREPPAARGPIADALLQAGLLVDFAVRTAGAAARTVRRARFNVGEFLRQATFLASVTTLPALLVTIPLGVVVALNVGSLAGQLGAQGYGGAVVAFVIVGQAAPLICALMISGIGGSAMCADLGARTIREEVDALEVMGLPVVERLVVPRVVAAVVVNALLACIVLLVGISTTFLFQVLVLGDAPGAFLRTLTQFSRVPDFVVALVKAAVFAVLAALVSCFKGLTTKGGPGGVATAVNEAVVISFVLVFVANAVITELYPVLVPAKGDY
- a CDS encoding ABC transporter permease, which translates into the protein MAARQRTRFAVDLLAAAGLHFTCYLKALSGVPHALARYRRDVARLVGEISLGSASLLAGGGTIGVVFAMSFVSSTQVGLEGYRGLDLLGLSPMTGLAAAVVNTREIAPLVASIALAAKVGTGFTAQLGAMRISEEIDALEVMSVRSLPYLVSTRVVAAFLSVVPLYLVGLFASYLATGVAVVQLNGVSEGTYNYWFRLVLTADDVFFSLVKAVAFAVVVTLVHCAHGYFASGGPDGVGKAAGRALRTSIVTITVADVLLSIAFWGVRPTVPALGT
- a CDS encoding MCE family protein translates to MIEPLGTRARRTLALRGTAGLLVLALVAVLIVLGGAGALRAKPEVTTVLPAEAGLIRPDTPVQFRGVRVGRLAAVEPSLHGSRLTLRVEPDSVARVPSGVRVRLMPRTVFGDQYLDLVAPATPDGTTLAPGTELAADDSRPTMQLYHAYSRLHELVDSLRPAQLQVALAALAEALRGRGEQLGDVLDDAAQLTADPPLTGDDLADLTALAEDVAAAAPDAVRALDDAVALSRTVVQRQQDIGDLLGAGLALTEQAQRFVDANGRRVVQLVRSTDPVAGVLGRHPDAVRRSVDGVDAFLDGANRALSSGRFRIRLSLTLHRPYPYGPEDCPRYPGAAGPNCRDARPRGPIGPVGGPQEREALRRLAPLLPGRPPATDALGLLLGPIVRGTEVVTP
- a CDS encoding MCE family protein — protein: MKPALQFAAFVVVSLFCGVVVLNTLTDPVTGRTVPYRAVFTDVTGLQPGSEVTVAGVRVGTVTAVAARDGLAEVDFEVLAEQPVPATGLAVIRYADLTGARALTLTPGRGGPPLPPGATIPLERTRPALDLTALLNGFKPLFDTLEPAQVNQLAGEIVAVFQGEGGTVSALLSRIVSLTSTVSARDQVLREVVDDLGAVLGTLQQRREDLRALVDGLGRLAAETAASRESIAAAVDSGAEVAGSLADLLDGLGPELSRDVRSAREVTAMLVREQAQIDGAVQELPAFLNTLGRAASYGSWVNVYLCNLSVSVDRVQVDLGAGPHSGVCR
- a CDS encoding MCE family protein, producing MRKVLLNGAVGAVVVLLVLAASATVPRLLFRWRTDEYHAEFANAAGLTEGTQVVLAGVPSGRVTEVALAGDRVRVTFRLDDAHTLGGATRAAVKLRTVLGTRYLSVDTAGPGRLAPGGTIPLERTSVPYSLDELQADAQSTADGLDLTALRAMIRSVEEVTPQDPELLGRALDGVAAASAVLGDHHAQLQGLLRSTRTLTTTLVEQQDTLVALLGDAQLVVDTLQQRRAVVRQLITDVHTAVDHLHRLAVDNRDVLDPLLADLHALTDSLERNDRAIDASLQRIGPVGRYLANASGNGPWVDVSAPLGPVPDNVLCAAGLLEGCR
- a CDS encoding MCE family protein, translated to MTRQAVIVCCVLAVLVTGGWFTLLGPRPRLEVAADFTFADGIFPGSRVAILGVPVGRVESVEPRGATVRVRMSVPADTALPADAHAHIMSPAIISDRYVELGPAHTGGPRLADGALIPVERTHSPIRFDQLAASLDTLLAALGPTAGDPGVLDRLLRSGADSLGGRGPQLRAAITELSRASEVLADGSGDLGPVLDDLDQLVQLLVQHQDTVDALAAATAQAGADFREQQAETGDALTRLSEVLVVVDDLVRRHGDQLGGDVEQLNRLAGTLASRQQELAEALDTMPLAMDNFTRAVTPDERLRLRLSVSSNLSQLDATARLCRALPLPLCTGAGITNPVSFPPDIDPLRALLGGDR
- a CDS encoding MCE family protein, producing MKRLAFGAVLLTTSCGLGLQDLPLGAGGSGYQVTAVFSDVGRLPMGGAVRLGQAVVGRVSGISTEDFHALVELDLDPGVRLPAGTTARLELSSPLGEEFVVLRPPATSDGPVLTDGSVIPLEQTARGPDVENALAAASTLLNGAGLDQARTVVTELNTALGGREQQVRDLLEQLEGDLGSLDRHRAEITRLIDSVHATSQHLAEAQASLDEAMTGARPAIDVLLAERDRFTALLDSTARLSTATAALVDATDESLTRQVEQVRPVLDDLRSLDQDLATTTGSLRRFFDLLQQATPGDHVLFDGALDVPGTVAQLLAPGTPLPPPASGGVDSILRGGTR